A window of the Radiobacillus deserti genome harbors these coding sequences:
- a CDS encoding SpoIIE family protein phosphatase gives MDEQLNKAPCGFMTLSKNGNVLSVNEMLMKILDYPSQKEVIIGTHIHTILPNSSRLFFQLYFMPLIMAKHFIEEMHLTLISYSGEEIPVLLNAALDKKNQTISCIFFPTRKRNKLEDELLHAKQKAEIAYEKENKALIELKGALQSLEDKQKELEKLNEQNHTYKVNTEKELKLAKKIQETALTRDITNERIEILSFYRASHELSGDIFGVYNITPYKYGVILLDVMGHGISSALITMSLQSLFHRLISEGVAAELVMQELDQHLHNLFYNNQSAWHYCTAIYLLIDTKRKTIEYINGGHTPALFQDLKGEQKELHSSSPPLGMFEGIEFTPTRLSYKNGSRLLLYTDGVSEPLGTHNLSAVLRKYSTSPLSTTKQQIVSSLLNIDVDANKNDDQCFLLIDLK, from the coding sequence ATGGATGAACAACTAAACAAGGCCCCTTGTGGGTTTATGACTTTATCGAAAAACGGAAATGTTCTGTCAGTGAATGAGATGCTCATGAAAATTTTGGATTACCCATCTCAAAAAGAAGTGATTATAGGGACACATATTCATACCATTCTCCCCAACTCATCACGGCTGTTTTTTCAACTTTACTTTATGCCTCTCATTATGGCTAAACATTTCATAGAAGAAATGCACCTAACGCTAATTTCTTATAGTGGAGAAGAGATTCCTGTATTACTAAATGCAGCTCTCGACAAAAAAAACCAAACTATATCTTGCATATTTTTTCCTACACGGAAGCGAAATAAGTTAGAAGATGAATTGCTTCATGCTAAACAAAAAGCAGAAATAGCCTATGAGAAAGAAAATAAAGCATTAATTGAATTAAAAGGAGCACTTCAATCACTTGAGGATAAGCAGAAAGAACTTGAAAAGTTAAATGAACAAAACCACACCTATAAAGTAAACACAGAAAAGGAATTGAAACTTGCTAAAAAGATTCAAGAAACAGCCCTAACCAGAGATATTACAAATGAAAGAATTGAAATCTTATCCTTTTACCGTGCATCCCACGAGTTATCAGGTGATATCTTTGGGGTCTACAACATTACCCCGTATAAGTACGGTGTCATTTTATTAGATGTAATGGGACACGGAATATCATCTGCATTAATAACCATGTCCTTACAATCCCTTTTTCACCGATTAATCTCTGAAGGGGTAGCCGCTGAACTGGTCATGCAAGAGTTAGATCAACATTTGCACAATCTGTTTTACAACAATCAAAGTGCCTGGCATTATTGCACAGCCATCTATCTACTTATTGATACAAAAAGAAAGACGATAGAGTATATAAACGGAGGACATACTCCTGCTCTATTCCAAGACTTAAAAGGGGAGCAAAAGGAATTGCATTCATCCAGCCCTCCTTTAGGCATGTTCGAGGGTATTGAGTTTACACCCACTAGACTAAGTTATAAGAACGGGTCTAGATTACTTCTTTATACAGATGGAGTCTCGGAACCTTTAGGGACCCATAACCTAAGCGCTGTGTTGCGGAAATATTCTACATCTCCACTATCTACAACAAAGCAACAAATTGTTTCATCTCTCTTAAACATAGATGTAGATGCCAACAAAAATGATGATCAATGCTTTCTGCTGATTGATTTAAAATAA